A DNA window from Phyllostomus discolor isolate MPI-MPIP mPhyDis1 chromosome X, mPhyDis1.pri.v3, whole genome shotgun sequence contains the following coding sequences:
- the AGTR2 gene encoding type-2 angiotensin II receptor: MKGNFTFATINKNVTSSPFIESVNISGNESTYNCSHKPSDKHLDAIPVLYYIIFAIGFLVNTIVVVLFCCQKGPKKVSSIYIFNLAVADLLLLATLPLWATYYSYRYDWLFGPVMCKVFGSFLTLNMFASIFFITCMSVDRYQSVIYPFLSQRRNPWQASYTVPLVWCLACLSSLPTFYFRDVRSVDYLGVNACIMAFPPEKYAQWSAGIALMKNILGFIIPLIFIATCYFGIRKHLLKTNSYGKNRITRDQVLKMAAAVVLAFIICWLPFHVLTFLDALAWMGVINSCEVIAVIDLALPFAILLGFANSCVNPFLYCFVGNRFQQKLRDVFRVPITWLQGKRESVSCRKSSSVREMETFVSST, encoded by the coding sequence ATGAAAGGCAACTTCACCTTTGCCACCATCAACAAAAACGTCACCAGCAGTCCTTTCATCGAATCTGTGAACATCTCTGGCAATGAGTCTACCTATAACTGCTCGCATAAGCCGTCAGATAAGCATTTAGATGCGATTCCTGTTCTCTACTACATTATTTTTGCAATTGGATTTCTTGTCAATACAATTGTGGTTGTACTGTTTTGTTGTCAAAAGGGCCCTAAAAAGGTTTCCAGCATTTACATTTTCAACCTGGCTGTGGCTGACTTACTGCTTTTGGCTACTCTTCCTCTCTGGGCAACCTATTATTCTTACAGATATGACTGGCTCTTTGGACCTGTGATGTGCAAAGTTTTTGGTTCTTTCCTGACCCTGAACATGTTTGCAAGCATTTTTTTTATAACCTGCATGAGTGTTGATAGGTACCAATCTGTCATCTATCCCTTTCTGTCCCAAAGAAGAAATCCCTGGCAAGCGTCATACACAGTTCCCCTGGTTTGGTGTCTGGCCTGTCTGTCCTCATTGCCAACATTTTATTTTCGAGATGTTAGATCCGTTGATTATTTAGGGGTGAATGCTTGCATTATGGCTTTCCCACCAGAGAAATATGCCCAATGGTCAGCTGGGATTGCCTTAATGAAAAATATCCTTGGTTTCATTATCCCTTTGATATTCATAGCAACATGCTATTTCGGAATCAGAAAACACTTGCTGAAGACCAATAGCTATGGGAAGAACAGAATAACTCGTGACCAAGTCCTGAAGATGGCAGCTGCTGTTGTTCTGGCGTTCATTATTTGTTGGCTTCCCTTCCATGTTTTGACCTTCCTGGATGCTCTGGCCTGGATGGGTGTCATTAATAGCTGTGAAGTTATAGCTGTCATTGACCTGGCACTTCCTTTTGCCATCCTCCTGGGATTTGCTAACAGCTGCGTTAATCCCTTTTTGTATTGCTTTGTTGGAAACCGGTTCCAACAGAAGCTCCGTGATGTGTTTAGGGTTCCAATTACTTGGCTACAAGGCAAGAGAGAGAGTGTGTCATGCCGTAAAAGCAGTTCTGTTAGAGAAATGGAGACCTTTGTGTCTTCAACATGA